A segment of the Mercurialis annua linkage group LG4, ddMerAnnu1.2, whole genome shotgun sequence genome:
TTAATTAATACCTTTGTAGGTTTTATGTACGGGATTGGcgtgttttgtatttttttatgtgCTAGTTTTATTTCTCACTTTAAGTAACTTTCAGGGGATATATATGAACATGCTGTTCTTCTCAGCGTCAAGATTGGGGATCAGGAAGCTTTTGAAAGAGATTTCTTCCAGTTGAAACCGTATTACACAGATGCCGGGTAAGTGTTAAGGCTGCAGTTTAGTTTTATGATGTATGTGTGATTTACCAGTCTTTGAAGCATTAAAACGTGATAGGATACGATAGTAACTTGTTCTTTGTATATGTTTTTCTGCAATAGTAAATAATGCTACAAAGCTAACAATTACAGGAGATTTTCAATAGATTAATCTTTATGGAGCTGTGATTTTATAGATGTGTAAACATACAGTAGTTTTTAAGGTGTACAAGCCTTTTATAATTGTCTTGAGTTTAGATGAATTGGAGGGGATTGGCATTTGCTTATTTAAGTTAGTGATGCCATTTGTGTAAATGATATCTGAGTGCGAAGTTGTGAATTTATGTCAAACGACACTCATGAAACAGATTGCTTGATACAGACTTATAGTCAAGTTTTAGTTTATGTTATTATGATAAGATGGCGACGTTAACGactctttctttttttatttgttggaGCAGTAATCGTCTTCCACAATCCTCCCAAGAGTACATGATCTTAGGTCTCAACCTCCTTAGACTCCTAGTGCAGAATAGAATTGCTGAATTCCATACAGAGCTGGAACTGTTGTCACCTGCTGCCTTGGAAAATCCTTGCATCAAGCATGCTGTGGAGTTGGAGCAATCCTTCATGGAAGGTGCTTACAACCGTGTGCTGAGTGCAAAACAAACTGTGCCGTACAAGGGCTATGACTATTTCATGGACCTTTTGGCAAAGACAGTAAGGTAATTTTGCTTCATTTTATTTGAGACTGCAGCATTACTGATTGTAGATGTTAAAGTAGCATCGATGGGTCTGTCCGCAGCAACACACATTTTCTCTGCTTGAAGTGTATTTTCCTTTATGTATGTAAACATAAGATCACCGCCTGTCATGAGTTTTTGAGTTTATTAGTTATATTGGTTGTAGGAATGACAGATTGATCATTCACGGTTTAGTTGCAGTCACCAGTTTGGTTAATATAGATTCATTTGGTGCCCTATTCTGCAAAACTCCAATCTGTTTTCCATGGATAGATTCATTGCTAAATGCTTTTTGCCAGTTTAGGATTCTTTGGTTGCATTAGTTTTACTTTATATATGATTGAGGCATTGAACTTTGGTATATGGCACCTTATATTGGTAAGTTAAGGGTCTTGTAATTATGAGCTTAGTAGTTATAATGTGGGAATCCTTCATTTTGACTTTATTCTAATGCCGACTGTTGAAATCCTTACTTTCATCCTTgtacattacaataattttactAGTTTATCTTTATGTCGTAATTCGCAGGGATGAAATATCTGGATGCAGTGAGAAGGCGTATGACTATCTTTCATTAAATGATGCCCGCCAAATGTTGCTCTTCCCCTCTGATAATGAAACTTTGCAATACATCAAGGAGGTACAGAAATCTATCACATCATATATTTGTCAATTTCAACGCCTATTGAGCATTTCACATTGAAGTAATTATCTCACATTGTATTTTGGTACCATTTTTGAACCGATTTTTTGAAATGCCTTGTTCCCTTTTTCAATCATGTAGCAAATAACAAGGCTTGTGCAAGCCTTTGACATGTGCAAGTTAGTTTGCAGTGGTCATAGCTAGGGAGAGTTACTCCAGCATATGAGATAGGAGGAAATGTGCCCTAGGAGGAAAGGTCCCCAAACAAaactaaagtttttaaatatttataataaaaagacCAAACCGACTATTTTCCAACtaaaaaaccaaaccgaatcaaactttcttggtttttattttctttgcaCAACCCTATTACCAAGTACATAAATATGACAATGTTGAATTGTGTGATGCAGGAGCATCCTGAGTGGGAGATAAAGAATGGTGTAGTGGTTTTCCAGAAGGCGAAAGACTCTGCTCCTTGCAAGGAAATACCGTCGTTGCAACTCATCAACCAGACTCTGAGTTACGCTAGAGAGTTGGAGCGAATTGTGTAGATAGTGACAATTAGAGCTACCCTGAACACAAACCTTCAACTGAGAATTGTTCCCCTTGAGGATAAGAACATGTTTATCATTTTGTATTGTAATTTTTGGCTGCTCCAGTCACAAAATTTGGTTACGTTGTTTTATTGCTTCAATTGTTCTTTGATTTAAAAAGGCTGAACTGAATTTTCAATTCATAAAAGAATTAATTGAACTGACCACTAATTTTCTATCAAATCGGTTAAACCGGCTGGTCTGATTTGATTCTTAAAACCACGCTAAGGAGGTGATGCAcccaaaaaatgagaaaatccGACACTATTGCTTTAAATTGATTGCGACAAATGTTGTACTCACTTGAGCAATTCCTTGTTTGATAGGGCAAAAAAAGTCTTACTAAATTTAGGTTTTCCCCAAAGTGCAAGTTTTACAAGCTAATCATATAAGCCATAACAgacttaaatcaaaataatagtCATCACTTTTTTAAATTTGGCCCTTCAACAATGCTATATATATGAAAAGCAACAAACAGTTACGAAAGCAAGAAATAGAATATCAACAACCCTCAAATAATAGAGACCTCAACTACTATACTAtgtcattttattaaataacaacACCTACTGACCTTTCTAAAATAATATCCAAACTCGAAAACTGTTGTGGCTGTTGTGTATTTAGTtcgaattaaatcaaaaatattttataattttcaaaataaatttagctAAATTTATAAGAACCTAAAAGATCTCAAACCAAACTTAATTGAATTACTCAATTTGGTAGTTTTTTCGGTtcaatttttaacaaaattttactaataattaaatttcaaaattgaacagaatccaaaatttaattttttttaataagtatAATATCAAATAGAACGTAACCGAAATTATCAATTGTGTTCGATTATTGGATTTCGTTCATTTTGTTTGGTTCATTTTTGCACACCCTTAGTTGTCCCCTTTTTTTTAGGCctaatgtattaaaaaaaaaccccgaccttttagccccttttcaattctaccctgacgttgaaaattggtcaattttaccaaattatgcatttttgtgtttcaattgtaccctgaaatattaaattgacgtttttttcgtttggaaaaaaataaaaaacattctccatgtctagcatatattaattgtatatattgaaaatttatttagatttagttaaattaattaagaatttaaattagttttaatttgattatggtttttagttagtttttaaaaataaaagacttatttgtacttttttgaatggaaataaatttatttttatctttaaacttacttaattaaatgatttcatcattttaataaaaaaattgtgaaaaattaaaaaattagggtacaattgaaacgagaaaatgcaaaatagggtaaaattgaccagttttcaacgtcagggtaaaattgaaaagggataaaaggtcaggattttttgaaatattacgCTTTTTTTTTACTACGACGGTTGAATTGAATCCATTACCATAAGAAAAATAATCGTACAGTACAATCATTGTGTCATATCATTCGTACAATAAATCAATAGTGCGTTATCCACGTggaataatgataaaaaatgataattgaaaaattctctatcgcaaatgctcattgatttgttgtaaaaatgacatggtgcaacggttgcatgggataaacactcaaaGAGAAAATATGTCTCAAAAATAGAATTTAGTGCTTGTTATTAGATAATTATGTCTTCTTGTGATGCGGTGGTGGCacgtttttaaattgttttgtgtttttttttgaaagattttaaactgttttgtcattttttttaaaagattttaaattgttttgtcaGTGACTGTATTAAGTCAATGTAATACAATCATGTAGAGTTCAATTAGATATAATCATATAATACAGTCATGTAGGGTTTAATTAGATATAAgaataaataaactagttctcTAGTGCTCTTATAGTCTTATTCATCCAATTAAATGATTTATACGAGAAATTAGAGAATAGAAAAAGCAACCACTTATTTGGTGAGTATGTCAATTCCAATTATTAATTCACTCTTAATTTCTATCGTTGGATTCATAAATCCCTCTCTTATGGATTCTTGTAGTTGTCATTATAACTTTAAACCCATTCATGAGCATCTGCATGCCCTTTAGTGCGCATTTATCAGCAAAGAGATAGCTCACCCAAGACTCTAATTAGTTCTCCCAGTCATCCAACTAAATCTTATTGTTCACGGTTCAACCGGCTCTGCCACCGATTCaactagataaataaaaaaataaatatgattaaccggttctataattttaaatttttttgatattttcaaatttaaaaaaattgaacaatttttttaaatttttataaatgaatcgAACTGGCCTTTAGTTCCTTATTACACAGTCCAGTTCGGTTCTTAAAACACCAAGCAGAAACGAGCTGGTGAATCCATAATTGGGAGAGATACATACATACACGGATACACCAGTCTGAGTAATAGTTGAACCATGGTATAGGGTGaaggaataattatacaacgcaacggttgcgtCAGTCAtttgtgcaacaaaccaatgacaCGTTAGCCATGTGTaaatgtttaataataaaaaaataaataataaataaagattctctatcgcaaatgattattggcttgttgtaaaaatgacgtggcacatccgttgtgtgggataaacactcagGGTGAAGATCCTGCTTTTCTCTATATAAGTGGGTCCTTAATCTGAAATTGATCAAACCAGCACATGGTTGACATGTGGCAACTTTTTAGACATTAATGATCTTCCCAACTGGAGAAGAAATAAAAGGGCAAAAAAACTGTTGGTATTTAGCTTTCAAAACAGCAAAGAAAATTTAGCTCTCACCAATGTTTTGAAAACcagaccggaccggccggtcggaccgggtTAACCGGGAACCGGCTCTgtgtccggtccggtttttgaTTAAAATCGGATAGTTTAAAAACCGGTCAAAACCGGTCAAAAACCGAATTTAACCGGAAAAACCGGATTTAGCATAAAAACCGGCCAAATCCGGTTTTGTAAAAATTGGTCAAAAAGCATTcttttttgatagaaaaagcATTTTGTGGTCCCTACCATGTGTCTTTGTTTTTCTCTCTCCcatgtgtttttgtttttctctctCCCATGTGTCTTTTATTCTCTCTCATATAAATTCTtacaacattaattattcttacacatattttttttttgaaatcatcaaatctcattaaatcgaatatgaaacagttacatttgtaagaaattcggaataattcgaaaactaaatccgatgacctgacatggaacagacaacatgctgcctaattcgcagatcttacttacgaaaataaaaataaattattaactgtttcgctAAATAAGTGCAGTCTTCGATCACTCG
Coding sequences within it:
- the LOC126677806 gene encoding 26S proteasome non-ATPase regulatory subunit 8 homolog A, whose translation is MDPKLTEASQFFERFKAACIREDVDDCSKLLSSLKVMLTEFNSLPPLFEQTPNAIHELTLARDIYEHAVLLSVKIGDQEAFERDFFQLKPYYTDAGNRLPQSSQEYMILGLNLLRLLVQNRIAEFHTELELLSPAALENPCIKHAVELEQSFMEGAYNRVLSAKQTVPYKGYDYFMDLLAKTVRDEISGCSEKAYDYLSLNDARQMLLFPSDNETLQYIKEEHPEWEIKNGVVVFQKAKDSAPCKEIPSLQLINQTLSYARELERIV